The sequence below is a genomic window from Clostridia bacterium.
GCCGGCAGCAGCCTCAGGGGATATGTGACCAATGGATGCACCTTTTGATGCACCGGAGAATCTGCCATCTGTAATCAAGGCTACACTGCTATCAAGTCCCATACCTGCGATTGCCGAAGTAGGTGTAAGCATTTCACGCATACCCGGGCCGCCTTTAGGACCTTCGTAACGAACAACGATAACATCTCCGGCTACTATCTTGCCTGACATAATAGCGGCCATGCATTCCTCTTCACTGTTATATACTCTGGCAGGACCACTGTGCACCATCATTTCCGGCAGCACGGCACCCTTCTTTACAACAGCACCATCCGGTGCAATATTACCCCAGAGTATTGCCAGTCCACCATCCTGTGAATATGCGTTTTCACGGTTTCTAATGACATTCGAATCTTCAACATGAGCATCCTTGATATTCTCAGCCATAGTCTTTGCTGTTACAGTCATGCAGTTGTTACGGAGCAATCCATATTCGTCAAGCTCCTTAAGCACTGCAGGAAGTCCTCCTGCCTGCCAGAGATCCATCAGAGTGTCCGGACCTGCAGGGCTGAGCTTTACCAGCTGTGGAGTTGCCTTGCTTACCTTGTTGAAATCATTCAGGTTGATACTAATACCGGCAGAATGTGCTATTGCAGGTAGATGCAGTGCGGTATTTGTTGAACAGCCCAGAGCCATGTCAGCTGTCAGAGCATTGTGCAGTGAATCAGCAGTAACTATATCGCGAGGGCAAATATTCTTTTCCAACAGCTCCATTATCTTCATGCCTGCTTCCTTGGCAAGACGAATACGAGCGGCATTTACTGCTGGTATGGTACCATTTCCAGGCAAGCCTAAACCTATGACCTCAGTCATGCAGTTCATGGAATTGGCTGTGAACATTCCTGCACAAGAGCCGCAGCCCGGGCAGGAATAGTCTTCAATTTCCTTTGCCTGATTCGCATCCATCTTACATGCGCCTGCTGCACCAACAGCTTCAAACGCATTGGAAACTGTCATCTTTTTACCTTTGTAGAAGCCTGGCATCATAGGACCACCGCTGACGAAAATACTTGGGATATTGAGTCTGAGTGCACCCATAATCATCCCCGGTACAATTTTATCGCAATTTGGGATAAATACCAGTGCATCAAAGGGATGGGCCATTGCCATGATTTCCACAGAGTCAGCAATATGCTCCCTGCTTATCAGTGAATATTTCATACCCTCATGTCCCATTGCTATCCCATCACAAACTCCGATGGCCGGAAATACGAATGGTGTTCCTCCTGCTATTCTTACTCCAGCCTTGACAGCCTCAGCTATGTCGTCCAGACGCAGATGACCGGGAATAATGTCGTTCTGGGAGTTTACAATTCCAATCATAGGTCTCCGAATTTCTTCATCTGTCAATCCCAGAGCCTTGAACAGTGATCTGTGCGCGATTCTTTCAATCCCTACCTTCATTTGATCACTTCTCATTTTCTTTCCTCCATTTCATGTTAATATAATTCCATGTTTTTTCTATTTCTCAGTAAAATAAGTGTTGTATGATGTCCTAATGATTTAATAAAGTTACAATTGATTTTTAATGAAATATTTGCAAACGTTGTATGATGTCTTTATTGAATTTTATTCTCTTTTAAGAGAATTGTCAATATTTTTATGAATTTTCGCATAAAGAGATACTACCTCTTAACCAAACCAAAACTAAATACTGTATTTTGGAAATTTATGTGGTATAATGTCTATGTACTTGAATTGGAGAAAAGGAGAAATAAAATGTCTAACGGTTTTATTCCAATTTCGCAAAACATTGCAAATCAAATCAGTGATATGATTTTTCTAGAAAAAAGATTTCAGCCCAACGACAAGCTTCCTAATGAGAATCACCT
It includes:
- the ilvD gene encoding dihydroxy-acid dehydratase, with protein sequence MRSDQMKVGIERIAHRSLFKALGLTDEEIRRPMIGIVNSQNDIIPGHLRLDDIAEAVKAGVRIAGGTPFVFPAIGVCDGIAMGHEGMKYSLISREHIADSVEIMAMAHPFDALVFIPNCDKIVPGMIMGALRLNIPSIFVSGGPMMPGFYKGKKMTVSNAFEAVGAAGACKMDANQAKEIEDYSCPGCGSCAGMFTANSMNCMTEVIGLGLPGNGTIPAVNAARIRLAKEAGMKIMELLEKNICPRDIVTADSLHNALTADMALGCSTNTALHLPAIAHSAGISINLNDFNKVSKATPQLVKLSPAGPDTLMDLWQAGGLPAVLKELDEYGLLRNNCMTVTAKTMAENIKDAHVEDSNVIRNRENAYSQDGGLAILWGNIAPDGAVVKKGAVLPEMMVHSGPARVYNSEEECMAAIMSGKIVAGDVIVVRYEGPKGGPGMREMLTPTSAIAGMGLDSSVALITDGRFSGASKGASIGHISPEAAAGGLIGIIEEGDIISIDIPNNKLELMVDEETIAVRKSNFIPLEKPVPNGYLKRYRKMVTSANTGAIFEE